A stretch of Telopea speciosissima isolate NSW1024214 ecotype Mountain lineage chromosome 11, Tspe_v1, whole genome shotgun sequence DNA encodes these proteins:
- the LOC122644815 gene encoding kinase-interacting family protein-like: MKTQGSSLQSCRSYSGRPPWLVATLADLEEKMKSLSSNLPEEDNSHTFAERAESYYQKRPQLLTLLQDLYNGYLSLADRYCQTITKSRRYHSDQSQISTVHSDSEDSSTAFEETHLDSDAESSLSYQTPPPIHNPIYIAAASDHDALIAEVVAKTVDYDILVDELSFLERCNTESSRKIELQKSLLDVLESERLILLNENARLGYRVTTLTEENKGLASEAVFMKRKASELARCILKLREDHRVCLLSRKIEDLQNQIYGLEKRNKEYYEMLVRRDEEEKKRNNKKEMMALEVCFEVEKIKLENEKLKEEAAVNVVKAREGRMTWKRVSSSRMWERVKKLDSFICGSQISAVSMDSKVFLKWVPTSGPQLTRVISCIGKKFFSWVLSIIKN; this comes from the exons ATGAAGACGCAAGGTTCTTCTCTTCAGTCATGTCGAAGCTACTCTGGTAGGCCCCCATGGCTAGTAGCCACCCTAGCAG ATCTCGAGGAGAAAATGAAATCTCTTTCTTCTAATCTCCCTGAAGAAGACAACTCACATACGTTCGCTGAACGAGCGGAGAGCTATTACCAAAAACGCCCTCAGCTGTTAACACTCCTTCAAGACCTCTACAACGGCTACCTCTCTCTAGCCGACCGTTACTGCCAAACCATTACGAAGAGTCGCCGCTATCACTCTGATCAATCTCAAATCTCAACCGTTCATTCCGACAGCGAAGATTCCTCTACTGCATTTGAAGAAACCCACCTCGACTCTGACGCCGAGAGTTCCCTCTCTTACCAAACCCCACCACCAATACACAACCCCATCTACATCGCCGCAGCATCGGATCACGATGCTCTCATTGCGGAAGTCGTAGCGAAGACCGTTGACTACGACATTCTCGTCGATGAACTCAGTTTCCTTGAACGTTGCAACACCGAGTCATCAAGAAAGATTGAGTTACAGAAGAGCTTACTTGATGTTCTTGAATCGGAGCGACTCATTCTTCTTAACGAGAACGCAAGGTTGGGTTACCGAGTCACAACCTTGACCGAGGAGAATAAAGGGTTAGCTTCAGAAGCTGTGTTCATGAAGAGGAAAGCGAGCGAGTTAGCGAGGTGTATTTTGAAACTGAGAGAGGATCATAGGGTCTGTTTGTTGAGCCGTAAAATTGAAGATCTTCAGAATCAGATTTATGGGCTTGAGAAGAGGAATAAAGAGTATTATGAGATGTTGGTGAGAAGGgatgaggaggagaagaagaggaataataagaaggaaatgATGGCTTTGGAGGTTTGCTTTGAGGTTGAGAAGATCAAATTGGAAAATGAGAAGCTTAAGGAAGAAGCAGCAGTGAATGTTGTGAAGGCACGAGAGGGAAGGATGACGTGGAAACGGGTTTCGAGTTCGAGGATGTGGGAACGAGTCAAGAAGCTTGACTCGTTCATTTGTGGGTCCCAAATCAG TGCAGTTTCTATGGACTCTAAAGTATTTCTTAAGTGGGTCCCCACCTCGGGGCCACAATTAACTAGGGTGATCAGTTGTATTGGGAAGAAGTTTTTTTCTTGGGTTCTGAGTATTATAAAGAATTGA